One segment of candidate division TA06 bacterium DNA contains the following:
- a CDS encoding PAS domain S-box protein, with the protein MPGRCNKRIRLRHEQMPFPVEDIRQKAGHRGVHLWDLCQGLPCQEGGRMRRPGSVGIGFEASTRLFVLLLVVFLLLVDVGLYYALSRLENVMVDEFDRRLLVSSVMVKERLEISSLRALLQGKGGEEPARLLRKSLRSAALRSRLLRATIIDKEYRVLLDSRIIEHPATVKLVEEDFPDLDPVWSGEDLFANVKSEGPLWTRYLFSPLSDGQKVYAVLAIGSDFSLHRRLLRMARSYMVVRILGMVSVVGVALFFVVSVLRPFRRLKETAEVIRHEADGEEDSEFIISTFQRVIEDLRKKEAELGRLYAEQKSKAESLEEYNRYILSSMSGGVISADSGGSLVTFNRAAGEMLGIETEGAVGRPYLKVLLHRTLTEMLKGALNSGRIRKDVEIEVARGNVQSTLRLSSSVLRGARGEILGAALLLTDITELKRLQENILLKEKLASLGEMSAGIAHQFKNSVGSIIGFANLLKKKGSSIQTIDKIIKESMMLNDVVESFLSFARPAEVNPSVVDLGALIEEILEPLHEEMRNRGIDRNVSFGVSSLNIVGDAVLLKQAFANLLRNGIDAMPDGGSLSIDSVQNGQMAVVKIRDTGRGIPKEKISQVFTPFFSLTQGGVGLGLPIAHKIITSHRGSIEIESEEGVGTTVTVHLPKEEGANG; encoded by the coding sequence ATGCCCGGCAGGTGCAATAAGCGAATCCGGCTACGACATGAGCAAATGCCTTTCCCAGTTGAAGACATTCGCCAGAAGGCCGGGCATAGGGGTGTACATCTGTGGGATCTGTGTCAAGGCCTGCCCTGTCAGGAAGGCGGAAGAATGAGGAGACCTGGTAGTGTAGGGATAGGATTTGAAGCCAGCACGAGGCTTTTTGTCCTGTTGCTCGTAGTTTTTCTTCTGCTGGTGGACGTCGGTCTCTACTATGCGCTTTCCAGACTTGAAAATGTTATGGTCGATGAGTTCGACAGAAGGCTTCTAGTTTCATCTGTAATGGTCAAAGAAAGGCTTGAGATCAGTTCTCTGAGAGCTCTTCTGCAAGGCAAGGGTGGCGAGGAACCCGCGAGGCTTCTCAGAAAGAGCCTGAGAAGTGCGGCGCTCAGGAGCAGACTACTAAGAGCTACGATAATCGACAAAGAATACCGGGTTCTCCTCGACTCACGCATTATTGAACACCCCGCAACTGTGAAACTGGTTGAAGAGGACTTTCCGGATCTGGATCCCGTCTGGTCAGGCGAAGATCTTTTCGCGAACGTGAAAAGCGAAGGCCCCCTCTGGACAAGGTATCTGTTTTCCCCTCTTTCAGATGGTCAAAAGGTGTATGCCGTGCTGGCAATAGGCTCGGACTTCTCGCTTCACAGGCGTCTTCTGAGAATGGCTAGAAGCTACATGGTGGTAAGAATTCTGGGCATGGTCTCTGTGGTAGGAGTCGCCCTCTTTTTCGTCGTCTCTGTGTTGAGACCCTTCAGGAGGTTGAAGGAGACCGCTGAGGTGATCAGACATGAGGCCGACGGAGAAGAGGACAGCGAATTCATAATATCGACCTTTCAGAGGGTGATTGAAGATCTGAGGAAGAAGGAGGCTGAACTGGGAAGGCTCTACGCCGAACAGAAAAGCAAGGCAGAGAGTCTTGAAGAATATAATAGGTATATTCTGTCCAGCATGTCTGGAGGGGTGATCAGCGCAGACTCAGGCGGCAGTCTGGTGACATTCAATAGAGCAGCCGGCGAGATGCTGGGCATAGAGACTGAGGGAGCTGTTGGGCGTCCATACCTGAAAGTGTTGCTCCATCGGACCTTGACGGAGATGCTAAAGGGCGCATTGAACAGTGGCAGAATCCGCAAGGATGTCGAAATCGAAGTGGCCAGGGGGAACGTTCAGTCCACGTTGAGGCTTAGCTCCTCTGTGCTGAGGGGAGCCAGAGGAGAAATACTGGGCGCAGCGTTGCTCTTGACCGATATCACTGAGTTGAAAAGGCTTCAGGAGAATATTCTATTGAAGGAGAAACTTGCCTCTCTGGGCGAGATGTCCGCAGGAATCGCTCACCAGTTCAAGAACTCGGTCGGATCCATAATCGGTTTTGCCAATCTGTTGAAGAAGAAAGGATCATCTATTCAGACCATTGACAAGATTATAAAAGAGTCTATGATGTTGAATGATGTGGTAGAGTCTTTCTTGAGTTTTGCGAGGCCTGCAGAGGTTAATCCGTCCGTAGTGGACCTCGGAGCTCTTATTGAGGAGATTCTCGAACCTTTGCACGAGGAGATGAGGAACAGAGGCATAGACAGGAATGTTTCCTTCGGTGTAAGTTCACTGAATATAGTAGGTGACGCTGTACTCCTCAAGCAGGCCTTTGCAAATCTTCTCAGGAATGGTATTGACGCAATGCCTGACGGCGGCAGTCTTAGCATCGACTCTGTCCAGAACGGGCAGATGGCAGTGGTTAAGATAAGGGATACCGGTCGTGGAATTCCAAAGGAGAAGATTTCACAGGTATTTACACCTTTCTTCAGTCTGACCCAGGGGGGAGTTGGGCTTGGATTACCCATAGCCCACAAGATAATTACTTCACACCGTGGAAGTATTGAGATTGAAAGCGAAGAAGGGGTGGGTACAACTGTGACCGTCCATCTTCCCAAAGAAGAGGGAGCAAATGGATAG
- a CDS encoding sigma-54-dependent Fis family transcriptional regulator, protein MDRVLIVDDKESFRDMLKETLVGEEFEVVAVGDGKSAKVETGASRFDVALVDLRLPGKDGIHVLRDLKKEDATLPVIMMTAYGSVETAVKAMKEGAYDFIAKPFDTDHLIILIKRAIEEGKLVKENIYLKSEVRRKYSYRNLVGASEQMLKLYELIERISKSDSNILVEGETGTGKELVARSIHYASNRHSRKFIAVVCSALPEPLLESELFGHKRGSFTGAIRDERGLIEEADGGTIFLDEIGDAPLSVQAKLLRVLEEGEIRRVGDTQYRSVDVRVLCATNKRLADEVKAGRFREDLFYRLNVIAISVPPLRERRKDIPLLAEHFLKLYSAKMKKRVLGFEKEAMEFLVRSDWPGNVRQLENVIERSVALGDTDKILLKHLEGGMSEPELLSSLAGMPQENLKAAGAWGRRMAEKELISKALQEAGGNKSQVARRLEVSYKTLLAKVREYGLG, encoded by the coding sequence ATGGATAGGGTTTTGATAGTCGATGACAAAGAGAGCTTCAGGGACATGCTGAAGGAGACGCTGGTTGGCGAAGAGTTTGAAGTTGTGGCCGTGGGCGATGGAAAATCTGCAAAGGTAGAGACAGGTGCTTCAAGGTTTGACGTAGCGCTGGTTGATTTGAGGCTTCCAGGGAAAGATGGAATACATGTCTTGAGGGATTTGAAGAAAGAGGATGCCACTCTTCCTGTCATAATGATGACCGCCTACGGCAGTGTGGAGACGGCAGTGAAGGCGATGAAGGAGGGCGCATACGATTTCATTGCAAAGCCCTTTGATACTGATCACCTGATAATACTGATCAAGAGGGCGATTGAGGAGGGCAAGCTGGTCAAGGAGAACATATATCTGAAAAGTGAGGTAAGAAGAAAGTACTCCTACAGAAACCTTGTTGGTGCTTCTGAGCAGATGCTGAAACTCTACGAACTGATAGAGAGAATCTCCAAGTCGGATTCGAACATCCTCGTTGAGGGTGAGACCGGTACCGGTAAGGAACTGGTGGCCAGGTCAATACACTATGCCAGCAACAGGCATTCCAGGAAGTTCATTGCAGTCGTTTGCAGCGCACTTCCTGAACCGCTCCTCGAGTCCGAACTCTTCGGTCACAAAAGGGGTTCTTTTACGGGAGCGATCAGGGACGAAAGAGGTCTGATTGAAGAAGCTGACGGCGGAACCATCTTTCTGGATGAGATTGGAGACGCTCCCCTTTCTGTCCAGGCGAAGTTGCTTAGAGTCCTTGAAGAGGGCGAGATAAGAAGAGTTGGTGATACTCAGTACAGAAGTGTTGATGTGAGGGTGCTCTGCGCTACCAACAAGAGACTGGCCGATGAGGTTAAGGCTGGAAGGTTCAGGGAAGACCTCTTCTACAGGCTGAACGTAATTGCCATATCCGTACCGCCCCTGCGGGAGCGGAGAAAAGACATTCCGCTTCTGGCAGAACATTTTCTCAAGCTGTACTCCGCAAAAATGAAAAAGAGGGTACTGGGGTTTGAAAAAGAAGCTATGGAGTTTCTGGTCAGGAGCGACTGGCCTGGGAATGTGAGGCAACTGGAGAACGTAATTGAAAGGTCTGTCGCCCTCGGAGATACAGATAAGATTTTGCTCAAACACTTAGAAGGGGGGATGAGTGAACCTGAACTGCTCAGCTCTCTTGCTGGTATGCCGCAAGAAAACCTTAAAGCTGCAGGGGCGTGGGGCAGGAGGATGGCCGAAAAGGAACTGATTAGCAAGGCTCTCCAGGAAGCTGGGGGGAACAAGAGCCAGGTGGCCAGAAGACTAGAAGTGAGCTACAAAACCCTACTGGCAAAGGTGAGGGAGTATGGGTTAGGATAA
- a CDS encoding prepilin-type N-terminal cleavage/methylation domain-containing protein: MVRGSRGFTMIELMVVIGIIGVMTAISIPFYIGYRPKLLLNQASNKVLASVRLARAAAVAEARPRTIYFSWDNEAYKIDDGPWIPLGLRVDMAKGEGWTEDFLSFSPDGKASTSGRIVFSSTAIQEEFELYVSIAGFTRLRLK, translated from the coding sequence ATGGTTAGAGGTTCGCGAGGCTTCACAATGATTGAACTCATGGTGGTCATTGGCATAATAGGAGTGATGACGGCCATAAGTATACCTTTCTATATTGGATACAGACCAAAACTCTTACTCAACCAGGCAAGCAACAAAGTCCTTGCATCGGTGAGATTGGCCAGGGCGGCCGCAGTAGCCGAAGCCAGGCCACGCACCATCTATTTCTCCTGGGATAATGAGGCTTACAAGATAGACGATGGACCATGGATTCCTCTCGGCCTTCGGGTAGACATGGCCAAGGGGGAAGGCTGGACTGAAGATTTTCTCTCTTTCAGCCCCGATGGAAAGGCGAGTACCAGCGGCAGAATAGTGTTTAGCAGTACTGCGATACAAGAGGAGTTTGAGCTTTACGTGTCTATTGCGGGATTCACAAGGCTTCGGCTGAAGTGA
- a CDS encoding prepilin-type N-terminal cleavage/methylation domain-containing protein, giving the protein MGLRNESGFSMIELLVAMVVIALGLLSISALFPLGSRARMRGEGITKAIELAQQRMEQLVELGYDNLEDGCDSTVIRAYRVKWCISTLKWGPGTYDALKIVTDTVTYITPGGGYRKVGLTTYVSPKISGGR; this is encoded by the coding sequence ATGGGTCTGAGAAACGAAAGTGGATTTAGCATGATCGAGCTCCTGGTGGCCATGGTTGTCATAGCCCTGGGGCTTCTCTCAATCTCTGCGCTTTTCCCCTTGGGGTCCAGAGCCAGAATGAGGGGAGAGGGGATCACCAAAGCGATTGAGCTGGCACAGCAGAGGATGGAACAGCTTGTAGAGCTGGGCTATGACAATCTTGAAGATGGATGTGATTCCACAGTTATACGAGCGTACAGAGTCAAGTGGTGTATAAGTACGCTCAAGTGGGGTCCTGGTACGTACGATGCGCTCAAAATAGTTACAGACACTGTAACGTATATTACGCCGGGCGGAGGATACAGGAAGGTGGGACTGACGACTTATGTATCACCCAAGATCTCCGGAGGGAGGTAG
- a CDS encoding type II secretion system protein — protein MTKMRRTSGFTLVEVIISLAIFTIIAAVLFTILIRNQQSARVTANLIEAQQNARVAVDVLSRDVRMAGYGVDVLNYQPVVQYAGPFEIMYNSNMQPYPDTSDPRGDPQALDWGGANLPPHSLRSATGPNDTTGAETIVYTLDADEDGDIDQDDVAANRPTAETYNPYDMMLIRRVYGYNSALGQNTVTFDELALVRGPIPAGVVVEPLFLYWLDTDRDGIADSLYGDTEAPEGELNESEIAALTPLIWPDDAATLRQIARITVTAIGEMPEKDKNYTDNNGYRQIRVTSDVTIPKTFVIERREIAGTVFRDCGGTQTGIQGWRVELSPAIYDISATDGSYSFEVAPGAYQVELKDVVDPWHFTIGGAIQTVDVTESSVTDVDYFIDSPYGTVHGSVFWDKDKDSLWSEDDVLIDTVYGDTARLGWGIWVVEGGSLSTDTFKIVPPDSEYAFYEFFKRDYDYSWYCTTYTSGSRPNPFIFIAGHDAGMPDECDFDFRYDVPLIRVSLMPSCSLPELAAYQLGGNLIRIEWVVYDPDTPWDSLTSTLEYSLDLGAPGTWETLRYTEGPDTVMPDTTGLDSTGLASFMWFVPQMMMTEPKLLLRLKVDDPDTLNKTCVTVSDPMKINIPWLGREGVFAVRDRVPGTRWADRQPPNFDTLHVEGLQVMPMRNTQGDSLYLPSGVVWYTDTLEEDTAMAVADSMGIYDLIIYWQQDTVEVEGETGDSSKVYADSARWITEYDIPEGNMVESGLWRFYFWGNYESDVDCDIKFVPEIYCCDNDGSNDSLVFSADSLAITTNLVKAPGRSLVKIEYTTYDDVVDCEKLMLRVKTKRMDDEASEATIYFYYSGPSISYLITPAYVE, from the coding sequence ATGACCAAGATGAGGAGAACAAGCGGTTTTACCCTTGTCGAAGTGATTATTTCTCTGGCCATATTCACAATTATAGCCGCTGTTCTTTTTACGATTCTGATAAGAAACCAACAGAGTGCGCGAGTTACCGCTAACCTGATTGAAGCTCAGCAAAACGCGAGAGTGGCTGTTGATGTTCTCTCCCGTGATGTGAGGATGGCTGGATATGGAGTTGACGTGCTTAATTACCAGCCAGTAGTGCAGTATGCTGGCCCCTTTGAAATTATGTACAACTCAAACATGCAACCCTATCCTGATACTTCTGACCCCAGGGGAGACCCGCAGGCTCTCGATTGGGGGGGTGCCAACTTGCCGCCCCATTCGCTCAGGTCCGCCACAGGCCCTAATGACACCACAGGCGCGGAAACAATAGTATACACCCTGGATGCCGACGAGGACGGGGACATAGATCAGGATGATGTTGCAGCAAATCGTCCGACAGCAGAGACCTACAATCCTTACGACATGATGCTGATACGCCGGGTTTATGGCTATAACAGCGCCCTGGGACAGAACACCGTCACTTTTGACGAGCTCGCCCTGGTTCGCGGGCCTATACCCGCAGGCGTGGTTGTTGAGCCCCTCTTCCTTTACTGGCTCGATACGGACAGGGACGGTATTGCTGATTCGCTTTATGGTGACACCGAAGCTCCTGAAGGTGAATTGAATGAGAGCGAGATAGCAGCGCTAACACCTTTGATTTGGCCGGATGATGCTGCTACATTGAGGCAGATTGCGAGGATAACCGTTACTGCCATAGGAGAGATGCCTGAAAAGGACAAGAACTACACGGACAACAACGGCTACAGACAGATCAGGGTGACCTCTGATGTGACCATACCCAAGACCTTTGTAATTGAACGCAGGGAGATAGCGGGCACGGTTTTCCGTGACTGCGGCGGAACTCAGACAGGAATTCAGGGTTGGAGAGTGGAGTTGAGTCCGGCCATTTATGATATAAGCGCCACTGACGGCAGTTACTCTTTTGAAGTTGCTCCAGGAGCTTACCAGGTCGAATTGAAAGACGTGGTGGACCCGTGGCATTTTACCATTGGCGGCGCAATACAGACTGTCGATGTTACCGAATCCAGTGTGACTGACGTCGATTATTTCATTGACTCACCGTATGGAACGGTCCATGGTTCTGTTTTTTGGGATAAAGATAAAGACAGTCTCTGGTCGGAAGATGACGTTCTCATTGATACTGTGTATGGAGACACTGCACGCCTTGGATGGGGTATTTGGGTGGTAGAAGGGGGTAGTCTCAGTACAGACACTTTCAAAATTGTGCCCCCGGATTCTGAATACGCTTTTTATGAGTTCTTCAAGCGGGACTATGATTATTCTTGGTACTGTACGACGTATACGAGTGGTAGCCGCCCGAATCCTTTCATCTTCATAGCCGGCCATGATGCTGGAATGCCTGATGAGTGCGATTTTGATTTTCGATACGATGTTCCTTTGATCAGGGTGTCCTTAATGCCGAGCTGCTCCCTGCCGGAGCTGGCAGCGTATCAGCTGGGTGGGAACCTCATCCGCATTGAGTGGGTAGTGTATGATCCAGACACCCCGTGGGACTCATTGACCAGTACCCTGGAGTATTCCCTGGACCTGGGAGCACCGGGGACGTGGGAGACTCTCAGGTATACCGAAGGTCCCGATACTGTCATGCCCGATACTACGGGTCTCGACAGCACAGGTTTGGCCAGTTTTATGTGGTTTGTACCTCAAATGATGATGACGGAACCCAAGCTTCTTCTTAGGTTAAAAGTGGACGACCCTGATACGCTCAATAAGACCTGTGTAACGGTGTCGGATCCGATGAAGATAAATATCCCATGGCTCGGCCGGGAAGGGGTGTTCGCGGTCCGCGATAGGGTTCCTGGTACTCGATGGGCTGACAGACAGCCACCGAATTTCGACACCCTTCATGTTGAGGGTCTTCAGGTGATGCCTATGAGGAACACTCAAGGCGACTCGCTGTACCTGCCCAGTGGGGTGGTGTGGTATACTGATACTCTTGAAGAAGATACGGCAATGGCGGTTGCGGATAGTATGGGCATATATGACCTGATAATCTACTGGCAGCAGGATACGGTGGAGGTTGAGGGGGAAACGGGTGACTCGAGTAAGGTCTATGCTGATAGCGCTCGCTGGATAACCGAATACGATATCCCCGAAGGTAATATGGTCGAATCGGGTCTGTGGAGATTCTATTTCTGGGGTAACTATGAGTCAGATGTGGACTGCGATATCAAGTTTGTCCCGGAGATCTATTGCTGCGATAATGACGGTAGTAACGACTCTCTCGTTTTCAGCGCCGATTCACTGGCCATAACTACCAACCTTGTCAAGGCACCTGGTCGGTCCCTTGTTAAAATCGAGTATACTACCTACGATGACGTTGTTGACTGTGAAAAGTTGATGTTGAGGGTTAAGACAAAAAGGATGGACGACGAGGCGTCTGAAGCTACTATCTATTTCTATTATAGTGGACCAAGTATTTCGTATCTCATAACGCCAGCGTATGTCGAGTAG
- a CDS encoding DNA-binding protein — MLSEATMPLAPKEIDPNKLYTVEETATFLSVSGQTVRKHLRDRKLTGRKIGRKWHIRGSMIRRFIEI; from the coding sequence ATGCTTTCGGAGGCAACAATGCCACTGGCACCAAAGGAAATAGATCCAAACAAACTTTATACAGTCGAGGAGACTGCCACCTTTCTTTCAGTGAGCGGGCAAACTGTCAGAAAACATCTCAGGGACAGGAAACTGACCGGCAGGAAGATCGGCAGAAAGTGGCACATTAGGGGATCAATGATTCGAAGATTCATCGAGATATAG
- the pilM gene encoding type IV pilus assembly protein PilM, with protein sequence MLGKKKSAVGLDIGSCLVKFVEIQGLPKAPSLANYGICRLLPDAIVDGEVMDREVVIDTVKTLFDTRGEKNKDVVVAVSGRGVIVKKITMAKMKESEAQEQIRWEAEQHIPFDINDVSLDFEIVNPDAEGGQMEVLLVAAKSEVVSSRITLLREAGLNPVAVDVACFAVQNAFVANYEAKPGELIAIVNIGSEVTNINFVQDNTSHFTRDITQAGNDCSQRIQKNLGLSTDQAMDVLKGERPKDIDDDVLQSVFQSFSEDLSVGIERVLPYLPGGTEKMDRIVLAGGGATIPGLASFLSEKFGVPVEILNPIKKISYDPALFGADDVEKVAPALSQAVGLALRG encoded by the coding sequence ATGCTGGGTAAGAAAAAGTCTGCAGTTGGGCTCGACATTGGTAGCTGCCTGGTTAAGTTTGTAGAAATCCAGGGGCTACCAAAAGCTCCCAGTCTGGCAAACTATGGAATTTGCAGACTCCTTCCTGACGCTATCGTTGACGGCGAGGTTATGGATAGGGAAGTTGTCATCGACACTGTCAAGACCCTTTTTGATACAAGGGGAGAAAAGAACAAGGATGTTGTTGTCGCCGTCTCCGGCCGCGGAGTCATAGTGAAGAAGATAACTATGGCGAAAATGAAAGAGTCTGAAGCCCAGGAGCAGATAAGATGGGAGGCGGAGCAGCACATTCCATTTGACATAAACGACGTGTCGCTCGACTTCGAAATAGTAAACCCTGATGCAGAAGGCGGGCAAATGGAGGTCCTCCTTGTGGCGGCGAAATCTGAGGTCGTTAGTTCCCGCATCACCCTGCTCAGAGAGGCAGGCTTGAATCCAGTCGCCGTGGATGTGGCCTGTTTCGCTGTCCAGAATGCTTTCGTGGCAAACTATGAAGCCAAGCCTGGCGAGCTCATTGCCATCGTCAACATTGGGTCTGAGGTCACCAACATCAACTTCGTTCAAGATAACACAAGCCATTTCACGAGAGACATAACACAGGCTGGCAACGATTGCTCTCAGAGAATTCAGAAAAACCTCGGCCTGAGCACTGACCAGGCCATGGATGTACTCAAGGGAGAGAGGCCGAAGGACATTGACGATGATGTTCTTCAGTCTGTTTTTCAGTCCTTCAGCGAGGACCTCTCCGTGGGGATAGAGAGAGTCCTTCCTTATCTCCCGGGAGGAACTGAGAAGATGGATAGAATTGTGCTTGCCGGCGGTGGCGCAACGATCCCCGGCCTAGCATCATTTCTCTCGGAGAAATTCGGTGTCCCGGTGGAGATTCTTAATCCTATAAAGAAGATATCATATGACCCGGCCCTTTTCGGCGCTGATGACGTCGAAAAGGTGGCCCCCGCGTTGAGTCAGGCTGTTGGTCTGGCGCTGCGGGGATGA
- a CDS encoding type IV pilus secretin family protein → MIKSASKVPLMIPPLLILLFSVALGAGLNDIVVTRSSQGTQVILVCDSPTSFRHYRLAGPSRIVLECAGLQNNIKGQNYSGINRGGVSSISISRFEQADFGRVIIQTALPVDYAVVGSANTVIVTLETGTGVPGFSEWRASRSEAVVYKPPREQVKPATVSPPTTKTVSTKKVAQPQTRRLGKLVSMDLEGADLLTVLRALAEYSGRNMVAGKGVKGTVTVSLRDVPWQQALKIILKATGYAYVEEGGIIRIATPSSLGRERDEREKAAPLVDRVYKIEFAEVREISTVVSRSLSKRGRVESDVRTNSLVVSDIAESQRKVAKLIGILDSPTPQVEIAVKVVEMNYDFSRDLGLQWTTENLTSKKYNITGDLTIGEPIEEGHQVHIATLRNFALLDAKLRIFEKEDKLKTIASPRVVAVNNREAMILEGKKFTIIALDQRGNPITQLYTVGTLLRTTPHINSLDEITLDIHAELSNVSETSVLQRAPIITTSEATTRQLVKDGETVVLGGFIRESESTSESGIPILRSIPLLGNLFKSTSKAVTRREIIFFITPHILRRIE, encoded by the coding sequence ATGATTAAGAGTGCAAGTAAGGTGCCACTGATGATTCCACCCCTGTTAATTCTCTTGTTTTCTGTTGCACTGGGTGCGGGCCTGAACGACATTGTAGTCACCAGGTCTTCACAGGGCACGCAGGTGATTCTGGTCTGCGATTCTCCCACTTCGTTCAGACACTACAGGCTTGCCGGCCCTTCTCGGATAGTTCTGGAGTGTGCCGGCCTGCAAAACAACATCAAGGGTCAGAATTACTCTGGCATCAACAGGGGCGGAGTTTCAAGTATATCCATCTCACGATTTGAACAGGCGGATTTCGGGAGAGTCATCATCCAGACGGCGCTCCCAGTCGATTACGCTGTTGTAGGCTCCGCCAACACCGTCATAGTAACGCTGGAAACAGGCACTGGTGTTCCCGGTTTTTCCGAATGGCGTGCCAGCAGATCAGAGGCGGTTGTTTACAAACCTCCCAGGGAGCAGGTCAAGCCAGCGACCGTATCTCCACCGACGACAAAGACTGTTTCGACCAAGAAGGTGGCCCAGCCTCAAACAAGGCGTTTGGGAAAGCTGGTTTCGATGGACCTTGAGGGGGCTGATCTCTTGACTGTGTTGAGGGCTCTGGCAGAATACAGCGGCAGGAACATGGTTGCTGGAAAGGGCGTCAAGGGTACGGTAACAGTGTCTCTGCGCGACGTCCCCTGGCAGCAAGCCCTCAAAATCATTCTCAAGGCTACTGGTTATGCCTATGTTGAGGAAGGCGGAATAATAAGGATTGCCACTCCCAGTAGTCTGGGAAGGGAGAGGGACGAACGGGAAAAAGCGGCTCCGTTGGTTGACAGGGTCTATAAGATAGAGTTTGCCGAAGTAAGGGAAATTTCCACGGTCGTGTCGAGGTCCCTCTCGAAGAGGGGACGTGTGGAATCGGATGTCAGGACAAACTCCCTTGTCGTCAGTGACATCGCTGAGAGCCAGCGGAAGGTCGCGAAACTGATAGGAATTCTCGATTCTCCCACGCCGCAGGTTGAGATTGCTGTGAAGGTCGTGGAGATGAATTATGATTTCTCGAGAGACCTCGGCCTTCAGTGGACTACGGAAAATCTGACGAGCAAGAAGTACAACATAACCGGCGACCTTACAATTGGTGAGCCCATTGAAGAGGGCCACCAAGTTCACATCGCCACCCTCAGAAATTTTGCGCTGCTTGATGCTAAGCTTAGAATATTCGAAAAAGAAGACAAGCTGAAGACCATAGCTAGTCCGAGAGTGGTGGCTGTTAACAATCGGGAGGCGATGATTCTCGAAGGCAAAAAGTTCACGATCATTGCACTCGACCAGAGAGGAAATCCAATAACTCAGCTTTATACCGTGGGAACGCTTCTGAGAACCACGCCCCACATAAACTCTCTTGATGAGATAACCTTAGATATCCATGCCGAGCTATCCAATGTAAGTGAGACTTCGGTCCTGCAGAGAGCACCCATCATTACCACCAGTGAGGCAACCACCAGGCAGCTGGTCAAGGACGGCGAGACGGTCGTTCTTGGTGGGTTCATACGGGAGAGTGAGTCGACATCAGAGAGTGGGATTCCAATCCTGAGAAGCATCCCTCTCCTAGGTAATCTTTTCAAATCCACCAGCAAAGCTGTAACTCGGAGAGAGATAATTTTCTTCATCACTCCACACATACTGAGGAGAATAGAGTAA
- a CDS encoding YggS family pyridoxal phosphate-dependent enzyme has protein sequence MSTVTDNVRLVKERIAEAAIRSGRKPESVVLVAAAKGIEAERVEEAIACGVSIVGENRVQEALTKFSKVSLKADWHMIGHLQTNKVKKALDIFSTIQSVDSLRLAREISRRAEQLGKETEVLIEVNTSGEPTKFGVEPENLIEVLGEAMSIPYLKIVGLMTIGVFSNDPERVQPCFRVLRELKMRCIDQFRETARMKLLSMGMSNDFETAIEEGSNMVRIGTAIFGPRT, from the coding sequence TTGAGTACGGTCACTGATAATGTAAGGCTGGTAAAAGAAAGGATAGCAGAAGCAGCAATTAGATCTGGCAGGAAGCCGGAATCGGTTGTACTTGTAGCCGCAGCTAAGGGAATTGAGGCGGAGAGGGTGGAGGAGGCTATAGCCTGCGGCGTTAGTATTGTGGGAGAGAACAGAGTTCAAGAAGCTCTGACGAAATTCAGCAAAGTCTCACTGAAGGCAGACTGGCATATGATTGGTCATCTCCAGACTAATAAGGTGAAGAAGGCCTTGGATATATTCAGCACAATACAGTCTGTCGATTCATTGCGCCTGGCAAGGGAGATCAGCCGACGAGCAGAACAGTTGGGAAAAGAGACGGAAGTGCTGATAGAGGTGAACACGTCTGGCGAGCCGACGAAGTTTGGGGTTGAACCCGAGAATCTCATCGAGGTTCTGGGGGAAGCCATGAGCATTCCTTACTTGAAGATTGTAGGGCTGATGACGATTGGTGTTTTTTCAAATGACCCTGAGCGTGTTCAACCATGTTTTCGGGTATTGAGAGAATTGAAAATGCGTTGTATCGATCAGTTCAGAGAAACTGCCCGAATGAAACTTCTGTCCATGGGTATGAGTAACGATTTTGAAACTGCCATAGAAGAGGGGTCCAACATGGTGAGAATAGGGACCGCCATCTTCGGACCACGAACTTGA